A genomic stretch from Chiloscyllium plagiosum isolate BGI_BamShark_2017 chromosome 2, ASM401019v2, whole genome shotgun sequence includes:
- the LOC122561722 gene encoding sphingosine 1-phosphate receptor 3-like — protein MTLIALPAEMLISNGCVKTDLIESHYNYTGKFNKKGKPNNGIDLTTVAFLIICSFIVLENLMVLLAIWKNNKFHNRMYYFIGNLALSDLLAGIAYKVNILMSGNKTFGLTTTVWFIREGSMFVALGASTFSLLAIAIERHMTMIKMRPYDASKKYRVFLLIGACWLISILLGALPILGWNCICNFSDCSTVLPLYSKTYVVFCISIFSAILLAIVILYARIYILVKTSSRKVSNRKFTKNNSEKSMALLKTVVIVVGIFIACWSPLFIFLLLDVACKPNKCSILYQEDWFIAVAVLNSGMNPIIYTLASKEMRRAFFRLLCGCLASTKVSKALPIKLTADNSKNNSSGSNSQKMKEGELSQINTPSNVIKSVNLTTPNGEF, from the coding sequence ATGACTTTAATCGCTCTTCCAGCTGAAATGCTCATCAGCAATGGGTGCGTCAAAACAGACCTCATTGAGAGTCATTATAATTACACAGGGAAATTCAACAAAAAAGGAAAACCTAACAATGGGATAGACCTAACTACTGTGGCCTTTCTGATCATCTGCAGCTTCATCGTGCTTGAAAACCTTATGGTTCTCCTTGCCATTTGGAAAAACAACAAATTTCATAATCGCATGTACTATTTCATTGGTAATTTAGCCCTATCCGATCTTCTGGCAGGAATAGCTTACAAAGTAAACATTCTTATGTCTGGAAATAAAACGTTTGGCCTCACGACAACTGTATGGTTCATCAGGGAAGGAAGTATGTTTGTAGCATTGGGAGCCTCCACCTTTAGTTTGCTAGCAATAGCAATCGAGAGACACATGACTATGATAAAAATGCGACCCTATGATGCTAGTAAAAAATACAGAGTTTTCCTCCTCATTGGTGCTTGTTGGCTGATATCCATTTTACTCGGTGCCTTGCCTATCCTCGGTTGGAATTGTATCTGTAACTTCTCAGACTGTTCCACAGTCCTGCCACTTTACTCCAAAACATATGTTGTCTTCTGCATCAGCATCTTCAGTGCAATTTTGTTGGCCATCGTAATACTTTATGCTCGTATTTATATATTGGTTAAGACAAGTAGCCGCAAAGTTTCAAACAGAAAATTTACAAAAAACAATTCAGAGAAATCGATGGCTCTGCTGAAGACAGTGGTGATTGTTGTAGGAATTTTCATTGCATGTTGGTCCCCACTTttcattttcttgctccttgatGTAGCTTGTAAACCAAATAAGTGCAGTATATTGTATCAAGAGGATTGGTTTATTGCAGTTGCAGTCCTCAATTCTGGCATGAATCCCATCATCTACACTTTGGCAAGCAAAGAGATGCGTCGGGCTTTCTTCCGACTTCTTTGTGGCTGTCTAGCCAGTACTAAAGTCTCCAAGGCCTTACCAATTAAGTTAACTGCAGATAACAGCAAAAACAATTCCAGTGGCAGTAATTCACAAAAGATGAAGGAAGGAGAGCTGTCACAAATCAATACCCCATCAAATGTAATCAAATCTGTGAACTTAACAACTCCCAATGGAGAATTTTAA